DNA sequence from the Pedobacter schmidteae genome:
TAGACGGAGTGCCTATGTATGGTGCCGATAAAGATGCAAATACAGTAAATTTTAGCGGACGTATTTATGGTTCCGGATTTACAGGTAATGTCGCCAGTGGCTTTTCACAAAATCAACGCGAAACTTTCGAGCGTAACCCGCTTTCTTTAATCAATCCGGAAGATATAGAGTCTGTTGAGGTATTAAAGGATGCTTATGCAACGGCAATTTACGGATCGCGCGGTGCCTCGGGTGTAATTCTTTTGGTCACCAAGCGTGGACATCTTAACATGCCACACGCCGATGTACAGATTTCTGCAGGTGTAAACAGCCCATTTGGCAAACACAAATTATTAAACGGAGATCAGTATTCGGATTTTTATACTTCTTATTTTGCCCAACAGAATAAAGCTTTTGTTTTTCCCAAAGGAATTAATACCAATTGGGTAGATGAGGTAGAGGAAACCGGAAAATCTTACAACGCTTCTTTCAACATCTCCAATGGAAACGAAAAAGGTAATTATTACATCAGTGGCTCTTATGCCAATGAGTCGCCCTACATTGTAAACAACAAATACGAGCGTTACTCGGGAAGGGTAAACCTGAACCAGAATTTAAATAAGGTACTAAGTGTGGGAACAAATTTAACCTTGTCTACCAGTAAAAATGGTGCATTAAGTTCGGGGATTTTGTATGGCGATGCTGCCGTTGCAGCACCCAATAAGCCAATTTATAATGATTTCGGTAACTATGTATGGGACAACTGGAAAAATACACTCGTGTCTACAGTAACCCGTGATATTAATCCTGTTGGTTATGCCGCAACAACTATCAATTATTTGAGTGATAACAATATTGTGGGTAATGTATTTGCCGAATTGAAACTGTTTCCCTGGGCAAAATTTAAATCAGAACTTGGTGTAGATTGGGAAACCAGTCGCGCTTATAGCCGTTTTACCAATAAACCGCGGACACTGGGCGGACTGGCCTCTGAAACCGAAAACTGGAGACGCAAGTGGGTAATTAACAATACCATTAACGTGAATAAAGCTTTTGAAAACCATGCATTAATTGGTGTAGCCGGGCAAAGTTTTGAATCTTCTACAGAAAACACGGTTGCGGTAACTGCCAGCAACTTTCCAAACGATAAGGTATTAAGTTTGAATACCGCAGGGACTAAAACCTTTGGTTCGGCATTGCAGCAGGAGTGGGCACTCGTATCTTACTTTACGCGACTCAATTATATCTATATGGGGCGTTATATGGCTGGTGTAACCTATCGCTTAGATGGCTCTTCAAAGTTTAGTGCCGACCGTCGATATGTGGGCTTTCCTTCTTTCTCTGCCGGCTGGGACATCAGCAGAGAAAATTTTATGCAAAAGGTAAGCTTTATTGACCAGCTAAAGCTTCGTGGAAGTTTGGGGCTTTCGGGCTCGGATGGTGGTTTGGGATATTATGGCAATAAAGGTATTTATACCAATGCATCTGGGAACGCTACCTGGGCAGGCGATAATGCTATTGTTCCATCAACACCTAATAATCCGGATCTGAAATGGGAAACAAGGACCAAGTACAACATAGGTGCCGATATTGCTTTATTTAAATCTGCGGTGAATATTACCTTGGATTACTATAATGAACGGACCAAAAATGCGATACTCTCTTTCCCTATTCCCAATTATCTGGGCTTTACCAGCCAATCACAAAATGTTGGGGAACTCTCTAATAAAGGGATAGAATTTAGCATTAACACCTCAAATATCGACAAGAATGGGTTCAAATGGAATACCATGTTCAACATTACCCGCAACGTAAATAAAATAGAAAAACTGTATGAAAAAAATGGACTTACAGATCCTATTGCATTGGGTCGAAATCTGGAAGCAAGTACCGGTCGGTTTCTGATTGAAGGACAATCGGCCACTGCATTTTACCTGTACGAGTGGGCAGGCGTAAATCCTGACAATGGAAATCCATTGTGGGTAGATAAAAATGGGAATAAAACAGAAACCAATATACAACTGGCGGCCAACGGAGCGGATAATAACCGCAGGATGATGGGCGATGCGGCACCTAAATTTTACGGCGGACTGGATAATACCATTAGTTATAAAGGAATTGAATTCAATGCATTTTTCTCCTACGCTTATGGCAACAAGATGCTGAATGGGTCAAAAGCCTATTTGTATTTTTATACTGGAAATGATGTCAACAACCTATCAACAGATATGCTGGATTATTGGAAAACTCCTGGACAACAGACAGCTATTCCTGCGCTGTTAAATGCATCCAACTCAAATACCAATACCACTACAGGTATAAAAACACCAACTGGAACCGACTATACACTGGGGCGTAATACCTCCAGGTTTCTGGAAGATGCATCCTATATCAAATTAAGATCGGCAACTGTGGCCTATACCCTCAAACCAGCGCTGACCAAAAAAATTGGTGTTTCCAATTTGAAGTTATATGTGCAGGCCGATAATGTTTTCGTAATTACTAAATATTCGGGCATTGATCCTGAAGTGAGTGCATTTGGATCATCTGCATTGCAGATGGGACGGGACGAGTTTACCATGCCAACCTCCCGGAGCTTTAGAGTGGGTATCAAAGCAGGTTTTTAATTAAATAAACTGTACAACATGAAACGAATATATTTATATCAACTGCTTGTGCTTATTATTTTAGGCATCACCGCATGTAATAAACAACTGGACCTGGCACCCGAGAATAATCTGGTGGAAGATCAGGTACTCGAAGATAAAGTTACTACCGAGCGCCTGTTGGCCGGTGGCTTTTACTCGCAATTTTTAATAGAGCGGAATACACTGCCTGTTGTTGACCTTAGCACTGGAATCACTACTCAAACGGTAAATAACTATTATTTGGGTACGATTGATGAAAACTTAACGCTTGCCAAAGATATATGGGCCGGGCATTATGTAGTCATCAATATTGCTAATGTGATCATTAATAACCTGCCCCAAAAGGCAAAGTTTGATGTCGAAATTCAGAAGAAGCTTATTGCCGAAGCTAAATTTTTAAGGGCATTTAGTTATTTCCGCTTGGCTGTTTTGTATGGCGATAGAATATTTGACGGTACTTCGGCTGCGAGTAATCCTTGCGTGCCGCTGCGGCTAGAAGGCTTTTTTAGGTCAGGTGCCGAGCAGATTATTCCAAGGGCAACCAATAAACAGATCATTGATCAGGTACTGAAGGATCTGGAAGAAGCCATTCCTGATTTGCCGGTAAGTTATCCCGAAGCTCCTAGCGGAACTCAGGATGTGAAGTTACGTTCCAGAGCTGTTAAGTCTGTTGGTCGTGCCTTTTTGTCCAGGGTATATCTTTACTTAAACAATTATGACGGTGCCATCAGTAACGCAGATCTGGTATTGAGCGACGCCAATTATCAGCTCGCCACCAGTCCTGCTTTGGTATTCCCAAACAACACTGCCGTAACTACTGGCCCCTCAAATATTCCGTTTAACAAAGAAGTGATTTACGGGTATCCGGTAAGCTGGAACCTATACTCTACCAGTAATACGGCGCATAGTTATCAGTATAATTTTGATGATTCGTTTTTAAACACTTATACTCCAAATGATATCCGGAGCACAACCATGGTGAGATCTGTAATTGTGTCGGGTGTGACTAGCCAGCGGACCAATAAATATACCAGTCCTAATATGTTTGATAATGAAATGATCATCAGGTTGGCAGAGGTTGTTTTGACAAAAGCAGAAGCTTTGGCCAGAAGAGATGGTGTTAACCAGGTGTCGGTTGATTTGCTCAATAGCATTTATCAACGCGCTTTTGTAGCCGGTCAAAAGCCTGTTCCTTATACTATGGCTTCTTTTGCAAGCAAAGATGCGTTGGTGAGCCGTATTATGCAGGAAAGACGGTGGGAATTAGCTGTTGAAGGGCACGATCGCTTTGACAAATTGCGGGCAGGGCTGCCTGTAAATCCTGTACTTCCTGTTGGTAAGTATGCCTTTCCTATTCCACAAACAGAAATTAGCATTACCAGCGGGGCGATTGTTCAGAACCCTGGATACCAGAAATAAAATTATTATTAAAACGAAACCATTCATATGAAACGAAAACTGTTAACATTAACATTTACAATTGGTACGCTGTTAAGTGCAACTGCGCAAAACAGATCCATTAATTTTAAACATGAAGGCTCCTTTAATGAGCACCTGGCTACTGCAGCTAAAGAAAATAAACTGTTGTTCTTTGATGCCTTTACTTCCTGGTGTGGCCCCTGCAAAACGCTGGCTAAGGATGTATTTACGGTAGATAGTGTGGCTGATTACTTTAATACCAATTTTGTCAACGTAGGTTACGATATGGAAAAGGGCGAAGGGATTGAATTAAAGAAACGTTTTGCTTCGGAGATCAATGCCTATCCAACTTTGTTGTTTATTAATGGAAAGGGGCAGGTAGTGCATAAAATAGTTGGCGCGCCTTCGGTAAAAGAGTTTATGGAACTTTCAAAACTGGC
Encoded proteins:
- a CDS encoding SusC/RagA family TonB-linked outer membrane protein; translated protein: MSKPEAVVTPLAKVRAPFNISWKPTLTKPKLFKCMKLYAICGDKRQTYALHKILRIMKLTIFLLITGLLQVSAAGYAQRISLSYRNGNIEEVMRQIRKQSGYDFLYSNQELKDAKPITIKINNATIEEALAECFSDQPFTYSISGKSVVIKNKPANTMPDPVPVKGTVVNDKGELLQGVTVSVKGTKIKVITNAKGEFNINMPNRNSILVFSCIGYGDQEIGTITTRTLAVKLNIVAAKLIEVQVVGYGVIEKRSNTGAVATVKPNVLGALANNLDNALVGKMAGVQVMPSSGIPGSASAITVRGVTSINGKGNSPLIVIDGVPMYGADKDANTVNFSGRIYGSGFTGNVASGFSQNQRETFERNPLSLINPEDIESVEVLKDAYATAIYGSRGASGVILLVTKRGHLNMPHADVQISAGVNSPFGKHKLLNGDQYSDFYTSYFAQQNKAFVFPKGINTNWVDEVEETGKSYNASFNISNGNEKGNYYISGSYANESPYIVNNKYERYSGRVNLNQNLNKVLSVGTNLTLSTSKNGALSSGILYGDAAVAAPNKPIYNDFGNYVWDNWKNTLVSTVTRDINPVGYAATTINYLSDNNIVGNVFAELKLFPWAKFKSELGVDWETSRAYSRFTNKPRTLGGLASETENWRRKWVINNTINVNKAFENHALIGVAGQSFESSTENTVAVTASNFPNDKVLSLNTAGTKTFGSALQQEWALVSYFTRLNYIYMGRYMAGVTYRLDGSSKFSADRRYVGFPSFSAGWDISRENFMQKVSFIDQLKLRGSLGLSGSDGGLGYYGNKGIYTNASGNATWAGDNAIVPSTPNNPDLKWETRTKYNIGADIALFKSAVNITLDYYNERTKNAILSFPIPNYLGFTSQSQNVGELSNKGIEFSINTSNIDKNGFKWNTMFNITRNVNKIEKLYEKNGLTDPIALGRNLEASTGRFLIEGQSATAFYLYEWAGVNPDNGNPLWVDKNGNKTETNIQLAANGADNNRRMMGDAAPKFYGGLDNTISYKGIEFNAFFSYAYGNKMLNGSKAYLYFYTGNDVNNLSTDMLDYWKTPGQQTAIPALLNASNSNTNTTTGIKTPTGTDYTLGRNTSRFLEDASYIKLRSATVAYTLKPALTKKIGVSNLKLYVQADNVFVITKYSGIDPEVSAFGSSALQMGRDEFTMPTSRSFRVGIKAGF
- a CDS encoding RagB/SusD family nutrient uptake outer membrane protein, which encodes MKRIYLYQLLVLIILGITACNKQLDLAPENNLVEDQVLEDKVTTERLLAGGFYSQFLIERNTLPVVDLSTGITTQTVNNYYLGTIDENLTLAKDIWAGHYVVINIANVIINNLPQKAKFDVEIQKKLIAEAKFLRAFSYFRLAVLYGDRIFDGTSAASNPCVPLRLEGFFRSGAEQIIPRATNKQIIDQVLKDLEEAIPDLPVSYPEAPSGTQDVKLRSRAVKSVGRAFLSRVYLYLNNYDGAISNADLVLSDANYQLATSPALVFPNNTAVTTGPSNIPFNKEVIYGYPVSWNLYSTSNTAHSYQYNFDDSFLNTYTPNDIRSTTMVRSVIVSGVTSQRTNKYTSPNMFDNEMIIRLAEVVLTKAEALARRDGVNQVSVDLLNSIYQRAFVAGQKPVPYTMASFASKDALVSRIMQERRWELAVEGHDRFDKLRAGLPVNPVLPVGKYAFPIPQTEISITSGAIVQNPGYQK